One Pullulanibacillus sp. KACC 23026 DNA segment encodes these proteins:
- a CDS encoding YjcZ family sporulation protein — protein MAYGAGFGAGGGFALIVVLFILLIIVGTSYVW, from the coding sequence ATGGCATACGGTGCTGGTTTTGGTGCTGGCGGCGGATTTGCTTTAATCGTCGTGTTGTTCATCCTTTTAATTATTGTAGGGACTTCTTACGTCTGGTAG